The following coding sequences lie in one Hyalangium ruber genomic window:
- a CDS encoding PspA/IM30 family protein, whose amino-acid sequence MWARFRRAMRSFAGFFVSSIEDPELILEQNVRDLNDQVPKMNESIAMVRANVTLLEKENAKYQQDVRELTAKVKAAIQAGRDDLAAQYASRLQMEKQALERNQQQLDTAKMAYEKALNVKKLFMREKDKKTQEAMNAIRDARRAKWQAKVADAMESFQVAGIDATHDEMVRKVNEKTAVNEARMQMALESVDHQALSIEEEAEKIQANELVKQFKMEMGLDSPAPVSDVSAGGEKTIGKKVEVK is encoded by the coding sequence ATGTGGGCAAGGTTCAGAAGGGCGATGCGCAGCTTCGCGGGCTTCTTTGTCTCCTCCATCGAGGACCCGGAACTCATCCTCGAGCAGAACGTGCGCGACCTGAACGATCAGGTCCCGAAGATGAACGAGTCCATCGCCATGGTGCGGGCGAACGTGACGCTGCTGGAGAAGGAGAACGCCAAGTACCAGCAGGACGTGCGTGAGCTGACGGCCAAGGTGAAGGCCGCCATCCAGGCGGGCCGGGACGATCTGGCTGCCCAGTACGCCAGCCGCCTGCAGATGGAGAAGCAGGCGCTCGAGCGCAACCAGCAGCAGCTCGATACGGCGAAGATGGCGTACGAGAAGGCGCTGAACGTCAAGAAGCTGTTCATGCGCGAGAAGGACAAGAAGACCCAGGAGGCGATGAACGCCATCCGGGACGCGCGGCGCGCCAAGTGGCAGGCCAAGGTGGCCGACGCGATGGAGTCCTTCCAGGTGGCTGGCATCGACGCCACCCACGACGAGATGGTCCGCAAGGTGAACGAGAAGACCGCCGTCAACGAGGCGCGCATGCAGATGGCGCTCGAGTCGGTGGATCACCAGGCGCTCTCCATCGAGGAAGAGGCGGAGAAGATCCAGGCGAACGAGCTGGTCAAGCAGTTCAAGATGGAGATGGGCCTGGACAGCCCCGCCCCCGTGTCGGACGTGAGCGCGGGCGGAGAGAAGACGATCGGCAAGAAGGTGGAGGTGAAGTAG
- a CDS encoding ABC transporter substrate-binding protein, whose translation MKLHRGPGLFLFLFLCLGGAGYALASRLGYLDRLQARFFPAAQEAVRLSPGDFPAGVAAPVADVASVPLRPVLIGFTPRGSASALLLATGGATTLDSPGAPPGAAQGVLKTAYALDARAVLFAREEELRQALSVGAENGGVDMAMLSVDRMAAWVPGLRDAAPRTVMLVGRSRGQEALAAVGVTDLASLRGKRVGVYPGSSSHYFALWVLSRVGLRTTDVKWVDLPSTLDAGRALREGRADAVVGLWGDVELAARDRGGAVLATTADAPHLIATVLVARGDFAARYPDAVRRVLRGLLDAGQSVQKDPTQGARMLGDVAPYLGDPIEAIRSAPPATLADNRSFFGLSGEAPVTYDELFQSASALFKKLKRGAVAPPAEDTRDLGALKYVSEARGP comes from the coding sequence ATGAAGCTTCACCGCGGGCCAGGCCTCTTCCTCTTCCTGTTCCTGTGCCTGGGAGGCGCGGGCTACGCGCTCGCGTCCCGGCTCGGGTACCTGGACCGGCTCCAGGCGCGCTTCTTCCCGGCCGCCCAGGAGGCGGTCCGCCTGTCCCCCGGAGACTTCCCCGCGGGGGTGGCGGCACCGGTAGCGGACGTGGCCTCGGTGCCCCTGCGGCCGGTGCTGATTGGGTTTACCCCGCGCGGCTCGGCCTCGGCATTGCTGCTGGCCACGGGCGGGGCCACCACCCTGGACTCGCCGGGAGCGCCTCCGGGCGCGGCGCAGGGGGTGCTCAAGACGGCATATGCGCTGGATGCGCGGGCGGTGCTCTTCGCCCGGGAGGAGGAACTGCGCCAGGCGCTGTCCGTTGGGGCGGAGAATGGCGGGGTGGACATGGCCATGCTCTCCGTGGACCGGATGGCGGCGTGGGTGCCGGGGCTGAGGGACGCGGCGCCGCGCACGGTGATGCTGGTGGGGCGCAGCCGGGGGCAGGAGGCACTGGCGGCAGTGGGGGTGACGGACCTGGCCTCGCTGCGCGGCAAGCGCGTGGGCGTGTACCCGGGGAGCTCCTCGCACTACTTCGCGCTGTGGGTGCTCTCGCGCGTGGGGCTGCGCACGACGGATGTGAAGTGGGTGGACTTGCCCTCGACGCTCGACGCGGGACGGGCGCTGCGCGAGGGGCGGGCGGACGCGGTGGTGGGGCTGTGGGGCGACGTGGAGCTGGCGGCGAGGGACCGGGGCGGGGCGGTGCTGGCCACCACGGCGGACGCGCCGCACCTGATTGCCACGGTGCTGGTGGCCCGAGGGGACTTCGCCGCGCGCTACCCGGACGCGGTGCGCCGGGTGCTGCGAGGACTGTTGGATGCCGGGCAGAGCGTGCAGAAGGACCCGACGCAGGGGGCGCGGATGCTGGGGGACGTGGCGCCGTACCTGGGCGACCCGATTGAGGCGATCCGCTCGGCGCCTCCAGCGACACTGGCGGACAATCGCTCCTTCTTCGGCCTTTCCGGCGAGGCGCCCGTCACCTATGACGAGCTGTTCCAGAGCGCCTCGGCGCTCTTCAAGAAGCTCAAGCGGGGGGCCGTGGCGCCACCCGCGGAGGACACCCGGGACCTCGGAGCGTTGAAATACGTGTCGGAGGCCCGCGGACCCTGA